The following are encoded in a window of Stigmatella erecta genomic DNA:
- a CDS encoding type III secretion apparatus protein: MAIDKIGSVGSAGAALSPQGGKERFAEVLEGMKGPEKGQGAGATRCPSPPAPPAQVAQVSQAEQVLERVGHAQQELDRILVQAESGRTFSPLELLAFQARVYRASQEVDLAGKVVEKATSGVKLVLQTQV; encoded by the coding sequence ATGGCCATCGACAAGATCGGTTCGGTTGGAAGTGCGGGCGCCGCGCTCTCGCCGCAGGGGGGCAAGGAGCGGTTCGCGGAGGTGCTGGAGGGGATGAAGGGCCCGGAGAAGGGGCAGGGCGCTGGGGCCACCCGGTGTCCGTCTCCCCCGGCCCCGCCGGCGCAGGTGGCGCAGGTGTCACAGGCGGAGCAGGTGCTGGAGCGGGTGGGGCACGCGCAGCAGGAGCTGGATCGCATCCTGGTGCAGGCGGAGTCCGGGCGGACGTTCTCGCCGCTGGAGCTGCTGGCGTTCCAGGCCCGTGTCTACCGGGCCAGCCAGGAGGTGGATCTCGCCGGCAAGGTGGTCGAGAAGGCCACCAGTGGCGTGAAGCTGGTGCTCCAGACGCAGGTGTGA